ACAGTGAAGAAGTCCTCACGCCAGGTGATTGAGAGGTACTACTCTAAGATGACCTTGGACTTCCACACTAACAAGAAGATCTTGGAAGAGGTTGCCATCATACCCTCAAAAAGGCTCCGCAACAAGATTGCTGGCTTCTCCACTCACCTGATGAAGCGCATTCAAAAGGGTCCTGTTAGGGGTATCTCGCTGAAGCTGCAGGAAGAAGAGCGTGAGCGTCGCATGGACTTTGTACCTGAGGAGTCTGCTATCAGGATTGATGACATCAAGGTTGATAAGGAGACCCTGGACATGCTTTCTGCTCTTGGCATGTCTGAAATTCCTGGGGTATCTGAAGCTGAGCCGCAGGTTGTGGTTCCTAGCCAAGGATATGGACGTGGTCCACAGGGAAGGAGGTTTTAAGGTAATGGAAGCTTTATGCTTGTGGTTTGAGGAACTGCAAGTTTACTAAATTCAAGTTTGCATTCGGTAGTAGTGATATGGTAAATGGatcttgttttgtattttaattgaATGTTCGCTTGATATTGAATTTGCAAGATGGTACTTTAGTTTGTGAAATGGAATCAGCATGTTTGATGTTTTGCAAATGTTGCTGGCTTTGCTTTTGATATGGATCATATGCAGGTGTGTATTTGCATATGTTATGATCTTATTGCAGTCCATGGTTTTTTAATCCTGATGCGGTTAGGCCATGATTAGTCTCTGTCCTTGACCAGTTGTAGTAGCTAGATAAtttacacaaagaaaaaaagtaaagtCTATGGAGTCCAAATCTGTATGAGGGGCGCAAATGTGTTGTATTATTTTACAATATTGTCAACACTATTAGTACTAGATTTAAGTTCAGTAGTTACACCCCAGAATTCCTACCCTTCTCTTTTGATTGTTCTGTTAACCTTCATCATGTTGCACATGCGTGGTGTGTGCATGATGCTTTGCTTCTGGAGCCCATTTTGCTTAGTGAATGAAGTTACTGTCTATGAGGTTGTGGCAGTCAATTTGTCTTTCTGCTCTTACGTAACATAAATTAACATGTTGCTAGGTTTGAACCTATATAAGTCTGGGCTCAATCAAGTACTTGATTAGGCCTTGAGCAGTAAATCGTAATTTGTTTTCAGGGTTCATGTTGTTAATGTCAGTTGAGAGACGTCTCACCCCTACTTTGCAAGTGCTTTGAAGGGTTTAAACTAGAAGCAGTTGGATGTGAGCCATATTCTTCCTTGTATCTTTTTACTTGGTGGGGTTGCCCTTTCTTTTATGGTACTGCCATATTAGGCTACATCTTTCTTGCATATATTGCTCCTCTTTGGTCAAATTTTATCCCTAAAGAAATCTTGTCATCTCATTTTCACCACAACCCAGCTGCCTCCATTGGTTCTGATGGAGGGGCATCTCTCATGGCCGCTTTATGGCCTTTCTGTTTTTGGGTGTAAGTGTAAACTTATGGGTAACGTTTTCGATGATGGGGCCAATTGTGCAAATTAAATAGGCTTCTAATACCCATTGTGGTCAATGTAGATTGGAATCTTCCTCCATTTGGGTAAGGAAGCTATGTTAGAGCAGTAATGGGCAGAGCATGAACAAGGCCTTAAGGAAACAGTTGGAATGATTTCGTCTAGGTCAATAAAGTCTCTAGTATGCTTCCTAGTACGCCAGCATCAACCTTATGTATC
Above is a genomic segment from Rosa chinensis cultivar Old Blush chromosome 3, RchiOBHm-V2, whole genome shotgun sequence containing:
- the LOC112191326 gene encoding 40S ribosomal protein S17, coding for MGRVRTKTVKKSSRQVIERYYSKMTLDFHTNKKILEEVAIIPSKRLRNKIAGFSTHLMKRIQKGPVRGISLKLQEEERERRMDFVPEESAIRIDDIKVDKETLDMLSALGMSEIPGVSEAEPQVVVPSQGYGRGPQGRRF